In Magnetovibrio sp. PR-2, the genomic window TTGAACAGGTCGGTGTTGGGGCTGTGGCCGATGGCAATGAACACGCCGTCCACGTTAAGGGTGCTCATTTCACCGGTCTTGACGTTTTTGAGGCTCAAGCCCGTCACACCCGGCGGTGTCATGGATCCGCCCAATGGCAGCTCGGCCCCGCCCGGCTTGTTGCCGAGAATTTCGTCCAGTGTGGTGTCCCACAGAACTTCGACCTTGTCGTGTTTGAGCAGACGATCTTGCAGAATTTTTTCAGAGCGCAGCTCGTCGCGGCGGTGGATCAGCGTGACTTTGGACGCGTGGTTGGTGAGATACAAAGCTTCTTCCACAGCCGTGTTGCCCCCGCCGACGACCGCGACCTCTTTGCCACGATAGAAGAACCCGTCACACGTGGCACACGCTGAAACGCCAAGCCCCATAAAGGTCTCTTCCGTTTCCAGACCCAACCACTTGGCCGAAGCGCCGGTGGAAATAATCAGGGTGTCACAGGTGTAGATGTCGCCGCTGTCGCCCGTCAGTTTGAAGGGACGCGAAGACAGATCGGCTTCGGTAATGATGTCGTCAATGATGGTTGTGCCGACGTTCTTGGCTTGGGCTTCCATTTCTTCCATCAGCCATGGGCCTTGGATGGTTTCGGCAAAGCCCGGATAGTTTTCCACGTCCGTGGTGATGGTCAGCTGTCCACCCGGTTGCAGTCCGCGCACCATAATCGGCTCCAACATGGCGCGCGCGGCGTAAATCGCCGCCGTGCAGCCTGCAGGG contains:
- the trxB gene encoding thioredoxin-disulfide reductase, whose amino-acid sequence is MSTTHHTKTLIVGSGPAGCTAAIYAARAMLEPIMVRGLQPGGQLTITTDVENYPGFAETIQGPWLMEEMEAQAKNVGTTIIDDIITEADLSSRPFKLTGDSGDIYTCDTLIISTGASAKWLGLETEETFMGLGVSACATCDGFFYRGKEVAVVGGGNTAVEEALYLTNHASKVTLIHRRDELRSEKILQDRLLKHDKVEVLWDTTLDEILGNKPGGAELPLGGSMTPPGVTGLSLKNVKTGEMSTLNVDGVFIAIGHSPNTDLFKGQLDMDDGGYILTKPGTPMTSIPGVFAAGDVQDHTYQQAVTAAGSGCMAALDAERFISELDD